One part of the Sciurus carolinensis chromosome 4, mSciCar1.2, whole genome shotgun sequence genome encodes these proteins:
- the Slc38a2 gene encoding sodium-coupled neutral amino acid symporter 2 isoform X2, which produces MKQTLILLTFVSIFSLYSVHLLLKTANEGGSLLYEQLGHKAFGLVGKLAASGSITMQNIGAMSSYLFIVKYELPLVIQALMNIEDTTGLWYLNGDYLVLLVSLVLILPLSLLRNLGYLGYTSGLSLLCMMFFLIVVICKKFQIPCPMEAVLIINETMNSTLTQPATFGPNLAFNVTEVDSCRPRYFIFNSQTVYAVPILTFSFVCHPAVLPIYEELKGRSRRRMMNVSKISFFAMFLMYLLAALFGYLTFYEHVESELLHTYSTVMGTDILLLIVRLAVLVAVTLTVPVVIFPIRSSVTHLLCAAKEFSWWRHSLITVSILAFTNLLVIFVPTIRDIFGFIGASAAAMLIFILPSAFYIKLVKKEPMKSVQKIGALFFLLSGIVVMIGSMALIVLDWVHNASGGGH; this is translated from the exons AATTCTTTTGACATTTGTGTCAATATTTTCCCTGTATTCTGTTCATCTCCTTTTGAAGACTGCCAATGAAGGAG GGTCTTTGTTATATGAACAGTTGGGACATAAGGCATTTGGACTGGTTGGAAAGCTTGCAGCCTCTGGGTCAATTACAATGCAGAACATTGGAG CTATGTCAAGCTACCTCTTCATAGTGAAATATGAGTTACCTTTGGTGATCCAGGCATTAATGAACATTGAAGATACAACTGG atTGTGGTATCTGAATGGTGACTATTTGGTTCTGCTGGTGTCTTTGGTGCTCATTCTTCCTTTGTCGCTGCTGAGAAATTTAG GATACTTGGGTTATACCAGTGGCCTTTCCTTATTGTGTATGATGTTCTTTCTGATTGTG gtGATCTGCAAGAAATTTCAGATTCCTTGTCCTATGGAAGCTGTTTTGATAATTAATGAAACAATGAATAGCACCCTAACACAGCCAGCAACTTTCGGACCTAATTTGGCCTTTAACGTGACTGAAGTTGACTCTTGCAGACCACGTTATTTTATCTTCAACTCACAG ACTGTCTATGCTGTACCAATTctgacattttcatttgtttgtcaTCCTGCTGTTCTTCCCATCTATGAAGAACTGAAGGG ccGCAGCCGAAGAAGAATGATGAATGTGTCCAAGATTTCATTTTTTGCTATGTTTCTTATGTATCTGCTTGCTGCCCTCTTTGGATACCTGACATTTTATG AACATGTGGAGTCAGAATTGCTTCATACCTACTCTACAGTTATGGGAACTGATATTCTTCTTCTCATTGTTCGTTTGGCTGTGCTGGTGGCTGTCACCCTGACTGTACCAGTAGTTATTTTCCCA atCCGGAGTTCTGTAACACATTTGTTATGTGCAGCAAAAGAGTTCAGTTGGTGGCGTCACAGCCTTATTACAGTGTCAATCTTGGCATTTACCAATTTGCTTGTTATCTTTGTCCCAACTATTAGGGATATCTTTGGTTTCATTG GTGCATCTGCAGCTGCTATGTTGATATTTATTCTTCCATCTGCCTTTTATATCAAGTTGGTGAAGAAAGAACCTATGAAATCTGTACAAAAGATTGGG GCTCTGTTTTTCCTGTTAAGTGGCATAGTGGTGATGATCGGAAGCATGGCCTTGATTGTTTTGGATTGGGTACACAATGCCTCTGGAGGTGGCCATTAA